A stretch of DNA from Myxococcota bacterium:
GATGGCATCGCTTACGATCACGCCCGCCAAAGGGGCGTAACCACCGGTTAAGCCTTTGCCGATAGTAATCATGTCTGGGACAACGCCAAAGTGGTCTACGGCAAACCATTTGCCAGTTCGGCCAAAGCCGCTCATAACTTCATCGGCGATGAGCAAAATGCCGAAGCGGTCACAGAGCTCTCGAATGCGTTTCCAATAATCGCGCGGGGGTATAAAAACACCGTTGGCGCCAGTAACACCCTCTAATAGTATACAGGCGATGGTTTCAGGGCCTTCGATTTCGATCATCTCTTCTAATAGGCGAACGGTGTCTATCACCTGCCCTGAGCCTCTGGGATAGGGATCAGGAAAACGGACCACACCTGTGACCGTGTTGTCAAAAGGAATGCGTCTATAGTCACCGCTGTATCCAATCGTGGCCAAAGTCGCGCCATGATAAGATCGATATCGAGTCATAACCTTGTGCCGGCCAGTGACCAGGCGGGCTATTTTGATGGCATTCTCATTGGCTTCAGCGCCGCCCATGGTGAGAAAGGTTTTATTTAAATCGCCTGGGGCAATGCGCGCTAGATTTTCACCCAAGCGGGCTTTCTGCTCGTCTAATAGTGCAGGATGTCCAACCTTAGGGTCAGCGCATGCAGCCATCATGGCTTTTTGAATGCCAGAATGGGCGTGACCTAAGTTGGCATTGAAAATGGCGCTGTTGAAATCCAGCACCGGCTGGCCATCTAGGCTCTTTAGATAGACGCCTTTTGCTCCGTCTAAGCTAATCGGCTTGGCGGTCGATTGAACGCTCCAGGGGTAAAATAGATGTTTTCGCTGACGGGAGATTAAGGCATCGGCAGGAGTCATGACGTAATTTCTAATCTTAAGCGCGCCAATTAACAAGCTGCTC
This window harbors:
- a CDS encoding aminotransferase class III-fold pyridoxal phosphate-dependent enzyme; the protein is MTPADALISRQRKHLFYPWSVQSTAKPISLDGAKGVYLKSLDGQPVLDFNSAIFNANLGHAHSGIQKAMMAACADPKVGHPALLDEQKARLGENLARIAPGDLNKTFLTMGGAEANENAIKIARLVTGRHKVMTRYRSYHGATLATIGYSGDYRRIPFDNTVTGVVRFPDPYPRGSGQVIDTVRLLEEMIEIEGPETIACILLEGVTGANGVFIPPRDYWKRIRELCDRFGILLIADEVMSGFGRTGKWFAVDHFGVVPDMITIGKGLTGGYAPLAGVIVSDAIANKFEHEMLWCGLTHYAHPFCCAVANAAIEAYESEGLLENAHQRGLELKSLLEKMQKANPNIAEVRSIGLLAAIDLKDFVSYRATGAELAKASKLQTLLWDAGVYCTVRFGMLVLAPPLCITQHELEEGLKRISLVLRDLADIE